The Humidesulfovibrio mexicanus region CGATGAGCAGTCCGGCCTTGGTGAACATCGGCGCTCCGGTGTGTGAGGGTGGAAATGGACGGGGCGTTCCGGGAATGGCCGAAACGCCCCGCCTTGCGTTGTCTAGATGACCTTGTTCAGCGGGTATTCGATGATGCCTTCCGCACCCAGGGCCTTGAGCTCCGGGATGAGGTCGCGCACGATGCTCTCGTCCACCACGATCTCCACGGACAGCCAGGCCGGATCGGACAGGGCGCTCACCGTGGGCGAGGTGAGGCTGGGCAGCAGCTCGGCCGCCTGGTCCATGCGCGCCTTGGGCATGTTCATCTTGAGCCCCACCATGCGCTCGGCCTTGAGCGCGCCCTGCAAGAGCAGGTTCATCTTCTCGATCTTGGCGCGCTTGAAGGGGTCTTCCCAGGCCTTCTTGTTGGCGATGAGCCGGGTGTTCGTGAGCAACAGGTCCTTGATGATCTTGAGGCCGTGGGCGCGGATGGTGGTGCCGGTCTCGGTCACCTCCACGATGGCGTCGCACAGGCCTTCCACCACCTTGGCCTCGGTGGCGCCCCAGGAAAAGGCGACCTCCACCGGGATGTTGCGCTCTGCGAAGTACTGCTTGGTGAAGTTCACCAGTTCGGTGGCGATCTTCTTGCCCGCCAGGTCCTCCGGGCGGGTGCAGGGGGAGTCTCCGGCCACGGCCAGCACCCAGCGCGCGGGCCGGTTGCTCACCTTGGAGTACACGAGGTCCGAGACGACCACGACGTCGGAATTGTTCTCCAGAATCCAGTCCTTGCCGGTCAAGCCCACGTCGAGGGTGCCCTGCTCCACGTAGATGCTCATCTCCTGGGCGCGGCACATGCTGCAGGCTATCTCGTCGTCGTCGATCTCCGGGAAGTAGTTGCGGGAATGCAGGCGGATCTTCCAGCCGCTTTTTTCGAAGAGTTTTATGGTGGCGTCCTGAAGGCTGCCCTTGGGGATGCCCAGTTTCAGCTTGTTCTCGCTCATTTTCCGTAGACCTCCTTGGGATCGAAGACCATGGGCGAACACTCGCGTACGGCGTCGCCATCGATTTCACGGTAGAAACAGCTCTTGCGGCCTGTGTGGCAAGCCGCCCCGCCCATCTGGGTCACCTGGATCAGCACCGTGTCGGCGTCGCAATCCAGGCGGATGGTATGGACCTTTTGCACGTGTCCGGAGGTGCCGCCCTTGTGCCACAGCGTGTTGCGGCTGCGGCTGTAGTAATGCGCCTCGCCTGTCTCGATGGTTTTGTCCCACGCGGCCTCGTTCATGTAGGCCAGCATGAGCACCTCTCCGGTCTGCGCCTCCTGGGCGATGACCGGCACGAGCCCTCCGCACTTTGCAAAATCCGGTCTGAGCATGAATACCTCGTGAAATGGCGTCCGCGCGGGCCGGTTTGCGGGCCACGCGGCGAGAGCGGGTATACGCAATCGCGCTGGGCTTGTCCAACGCGGCACGGCTGCGCATATTTCATCATGCTGAATATGATATTCCCCATGGCGGACACCGGGAAGGCGCGGCCAGGATTATTTAACGCTCGGAATTTTTAGGAGTATTTATTTCATACCTTGAAAAGGATTTTTGCCGCGAAATTCTTGACTGAACAGTATGAATTGGATAGTCACCGGGAAGCAAAATATCCCCTCGGGTTTTGGCGGAATTTCGCGACGGTCTCTTGCGTGGGAGGCCGCGGGTCTTGTTTCACGGGCTGGGGCGCACCCTCCCAAACGTGCGAGGCAAGGAACAACGACATGGATAGAAGAGTGCTGCTGCTGAGCGCCGGGACCCTGTTCTCCCTGGCCCTGGTCTCCGTCCTGAGCCTGGAAGCGCAGGGAGTGGGAGAGGCGCGGGCCAACGCCGCCGCCAGGGCCGACGTGGTGACCATCGACGCCATGAAGGAGCTGGGCGCGCTGGAACTGCCGCCCGTCACCTTCCTGCACGACAAG contains the following coding sequences:
- the hisI gene encoding phosphoribosyl-AMP cyclohydrolase, with translation MLRPDFAKCGGLVPVIAQEAQTGEVLMLAYMNEAAWDKTIETGEAHYYSRSRNTLWHKGGTSGHVQKVHTIRLDCDADTVLIQVTQMGGAACHTGRKSCFYREIDGDAVRECSPMVFDPKEVYGK
- the hisG gene encoding ATP phosphoribosyltransferase yields the protein MSENKLKLGIPKGSLQDATIKLFEKSGWKIRLHSRNYFPEIDDDEIACSMCRAQEMSIYVEQGTLDVGLTGKDWILENNSDVVVVSDLVYSKVSNRPARWVLAVAGDSPCTRPEDLAGKKIATELVNFTKQYFAERNIPVEVAFSWGATEAKVVEGLCDAIVEVTETGTTIRAHGLKIIKDLLLTNTRLIANKKAWEDPFKRAKIEKMNLLLQGALKAERMVGLKMNMPKARMDQAAELLPSLTSPTVSALSDPAWLSVEIVVDESIVRDLIPELKALGAEGIIEYPLNKVI